Proteins from one Rhodothermus bifroesti genomic window:
- the tkt gene encoding transketolase: MNVQKFSTEAVQEALWVPSELDTLCINAIRFLAVDAVEQAKSGHPGMPMGAAPMAYVLWMRHLRHNPRDPKWPNRDRFVLSAGHGSMLLYALLHLTGYDLPMEELQRFRQWGSRTPGHPEYGHTPGVETTTGPLGQGLANAVGMAIAEQYWAAHFNREGFPIFDHFTYVIASDGDLMEGISHEAASLAGHLGLGKLIVLYDDNDISIDGPTDQTFTEDIGARFEAYGWHVQHVADGNDLVAIDAALRQAQAETERPSLIIVRTHIGYGSPNKQDTAAAHGAPLGPEEVRLTKRNLGWPEDQVFYVPKEVYRHMRQAIEIGRQHQEAWESLLAQYRERYPEEAAELDRWLARRLPKAWDAGLPTFEAGKAVATRNAGGAVLDVLAARLPELVGGSADLAESNKTHPKGRAAFSRTNRQGGYIHFGVREHAMAAICNGLSLHGLRAYASTFLVFSDYLRPSLRLSALMEQPVIYVFTHDSIGLGEDGPTHQPIEHLASLRAIPNVVVLRPADATETVEAWKVALEREHGPTLLMLTRQNVPVLDRNRLASAEGVRRGGYVLKEAQRPLQAILLASGSEVHLALAAAEQLEAEGLGVRVVSMPSWELFRQQDIAYQELVLPPEVTVRVAVEAGVGQGWEQFVGCRGRIVSIERFGASAPAQVLFQQFGFTPERVAQEVRALLHQQP, from the coding sequence TGCTCCCATGGCCTATGTGCTCTGGATGCGGCATTTGCGGCATAACCCGCGTGATCCAAAGTGGCCGAATCGGGATCGGTTCGTGCTTTCGGCTGGGCATGGCTCCATGCTGCTTTACGCGCTACTCCATCTGACGGGCTATGACCTTCCGATGGAGGAATTACAACGGTTCCGGCAGTGGGGCTCGCGTACGCCTGGCCATCCAGAGTACGGTCATACGCCAGGGGTAGAGACTACGACTGGACCGTTAGGCCAAGGACTAGCCAATGCGGTTGGCATGGCTATCGCTGAGCAATATTGGGCGGCACACTTCAATCGCGAGGGCTTCCCCATTTTTGACCATTTTACTTATGTCATTGCTTCGGATGGGGATCTGATGGAGGGCATTTCGCACGAAGCGGCTTCGCTAGCTGGGCATTTGGGCTTGGGGAAGCTCATTGTGCTTTATGACGATAATGACATTTCAATTGACGGTCCTACAGATCAGACGTTTACAGAAGACATCGGGGCTCGCTTTGAAGCCTATGGTTGGCATGTGCAGCACGTGGCCGATGGGAACGATCTGGTAGCGATTGATGCAGCGCTTAGGCAGGCGCAAGCAGAAACCGAGCGTCCCTCGCTCATCATCGTACGTACGCATATTGGCTATGGAAGCCCAAATAAGCAAGATACAGCGGCTGCGCACGGTGCACCTTTAGGTCCCGAGGAGGTGCGCCTGACTAAGCGTAACTTGGGCTGGCCTGAAGATCAGGTGTTTTATGTGCCGAAAGAGGTCTATCGGCACATGCGTCAGGCTATTGAGATAGGTCGGCAGCATCAGGAAGCCTGGGAGTCGCTGCTGGCGCAGTATCGAGAGCGTTATCCCGAAGAGGCCGCTGAACTGGATCGATGGCTTGCTCGCCGTTTGCCCAAGGCTTGGGATGCGGGGCTGCCCACCTTTGAAGCAGGCAAAGCCGTAGCTACGCGTAACGCGGGAGGGGCGGTGCTTGATGTGTTAGCTGCGCGCCTCCCAGAGCTGGTAGGGGGCTCGGCTGATCTAGCTGAATCGAACAAGACGCACCCGAAGGGCCGCGCGGCATTTAGCCGAACAAACCGCCAAGGCGGCTACATTCACTTTGGTGTGCGGGAGCATGCTATGGCGGCCATCTGCAATGGCCTGTCGCTCCACGGCCTGCGCGCTTACGCCAGCACGTTTCTGGTCTTTAGCGACTACTTGCGGCCTTCGCTGCGCTTAAGTGCCCTGATGGAGCAACCTGTTATCTACGTCTTTACCCACGATTCGATTGGTTTGGGCGAAGATGGCCCAACACATCAACCGATCGAGCACCTAGCCAGCCTTCGGGCGATTCCTAACGTTGTGGTGCTGCGCCCAGCCGATGCAACCGAAACGGTAGAGGCCTGGAAAGTGGCCTTAGAACGTGAACATGGACCCACGCTTTTGATGCTTACGCGGCAAAACGTGCCCGTACTCGATCGCAACCGGCTAGCGTCGGCCGAAGGGGTGCGGCGCGGCGGCTATGTACTCAAAGAAGCCCAGCGGCCCTTACAGGCGATTTTGCTGGCTTCAGGTAGCGAAGTGCACCTGGCACTGGCGGCTGCCGAACAGCTTGAGGCCGAAGGCCTCGGTGTACGCGTGGTCAGCATGCCTTCGTGGGAACTCTTTCGTCAACAAGACATCGCCTACCAGGAGCTTGTGTTACCCCCAGAAGTAACCGTACGCGTGGCCGTAGAAGCTGGCGTGGGACAAGGCTGGGAGCAGTTTGTGGGATGTCGTGGACGTATCGTGAGCATCGAGCGCTTTGGGGCTTCAGCTCCTGCTCAGGTGCTCTTTCAGCAGTTTGGCTTTACGCCAGAGCGGGTAGCCCAAGAAGTGCGGGCGCTGCTTCATCAGCAGCCGTAA
- the fsa gene encoding fructose-6-phosphate aldolase — translation MKFFLDTADLDEIREAASLGILDGVTTNPTLIRKAGARDFHEHIYRICELVEGDVSAEVTATDYEGMLREARELARIHPHVVVKIPLITEGIRAIRKLSSEGIRTNCTLCFSPTQALVAAKAGATYISPFAGRLDDVSADGMQVIEQVVRIYRNYGFKTQVLAASLRHPMHVLQAALMGADVATMPFSVMMQLLKHPLTDIGLERFLKDWEAYLQAQQSAKV, via the coding sequence ATGAAATTCTTTTTAGACACAGCGGACCTGGATGAAATCCGCGAAGCAGCGAGTTTGGGCATTCTTGATGGGGTTACCACCAACCCCACCCTGATCCGTAAAGCCGGTGCACGGGATTTCCACGAGCATATTTATCGCATCTGCGAGCTGGTTGAGGGCGACGTTTCGGCCGAGGTAACGGCTACGGATTATGAAGGGATGCTACGAGAGGCGCGAGAGCTGGCCCGCATTCATCCGCACGTGGTGGTCAAAATCCCGCTGATTACCGAAGGGATCCGGGCCATTCGAAAACTTTCGAGTGAAGGCATTCGGACCAACTGCACGTTGTGTTTTTCACCTACGCAAGCCTTGGTTGCGGCCAAAGCAGGCGCCACCTACATCAGCCCTTTTGCTGGACGGCTAGACGACGTTTCGGCCGATGGCATGCAGGTCATTGAGCAGGTGGTCCGAATTTACCGGAATTACGGCTTTAAGACGCAGGTGCTGGCTGCTTCCTTGCGGCACCCTATGCATGTGTTGCAGGCGGCCTTAATGGGGGCCGACGTAGCCACCATGCCTTTTAGCGTCATGATGCAGCTGCTCAAACATCCACTCACCGACATCGGACTGGAGCGCTTTCTCAAAGACTGGGAAGCTTACCTGCAGGCGCAGCAAAGCGCGAAGGTGTAA
- a CDS encoding 6-phosphofructokinase → MARRLRIGLLTGGGDCPGMNAVIRAVTKSLILQANAEVIGFEDGYEGLIEGRFRTLEYGDVSGILTRGGTILGTSNRANPFRYYRRGEADVSAEVVALYRELELDGIVAIGGDGTMTIAHGLSERGLRFVGVPKTIDNDIWGTEHTLGFDTAVHVATEAIDRLHTTAQSHHRVMICETMGRYAGWIALYAGVAAGADVILIPELPFDIEVVAEVCRERESDGRRFTIIVVAEGARPEGGAMHVHTQVPESPDPLRLGGIGYEVERQLRERLRSEVRTTVLGHVQRGGTPTPYDRNLASVFGTYAAALVQAEHYGHMVALQDGKITTVPLAAVAGRTRTVPLTAPMVGAALAVGTSLGVRAPHLPLLAPEPTAPLA, encoded by the coding sequence ATGGCTCGACGCTTGCGCATTGGTCTGTTAACCGGAGGCGGGGATTGCCCAGGTATGAACGCTGTCATCCGGGCTGTTACCAAAAGCCTTATTCTGCAGGCCAATGCTGAGGTTATTGGCTTTGAGGATGGATACGAAGGGTTGATTGAAGGGCGTTTTCGCACCTTGGAATATGGAGATGTGAGTGGGATCCTGACGCGAGGAGGCACCATTTTGGGGACCAGCAACCGGGCTAATCCGTTCCGCTACTACCGTCGCGGCGAAGCCGATGTGTCGGCCGAGGTGGTGGCGCTCTACCGAGAGCTGGAGCTCGACGGCATTGTGGCTATCGGTGGAGATGGGACAATGACCATCGCACATGGTCTTTCAGAACGTGGCCTGCGCTTTGTGGGTGTACCTAAGACGATCGATAACGACATTTGGGGTACCGAGCACACGTTGGGTTTTGATACAGCAGTGCACGTTGCTACAGAAGCGATCGATCGGCTGCACACTACAGCCCAGAGCCATCACCGGGTGATGATTTGCGAGACGATGGGACGCTATGCGGGCTGGATTGCCCTCTACGCTGGGGTAGCAGCTGGTGCCGATGTGATTTTAATCCCGGAGCTGCCCTTCGACATCGAGGTCGTAGCCGAAGTGTGCCGGGAAAGAGAAAGCGATGGTCGGCGCTTTACGATCATTGTGGTAGCTGAAGGTGCCCGACCTGAAGGAGGTGCAATGCACGTGCATACGCAAGTCCCCGAAAGCCCTGATCCGCTTCGCCTAGGAGGGATTGGCTATGAAGTAGAACGCCAGCTTCGGGAGCGGCTGCGCAGTGAAGTGCGCACGACGGTGCTGGGTCATGTGCAGCGTGGCGGTACACCTACACCCTATGATCGCAACCTGGCTTCTGTCTTTGGGACCTATGCAGCGGCTTTGGTTCAAGCCGAGCATTACGGCCATATGGTGGCGCTGCAAGACGGTAAGATAACCACCGTGCCTTTGGCAGCAGTTGCAGGGCGCACGCGCACCGTGCCTCTAACAGCACCTATGGTGGGTGCAGCGTTGGCCGTGGGTACTTCTCTGGGCGTACGTGCGCCCCACTTGCCGCTGCTTGCCCCTGAGCCCACGGCTCCACTTGCCTAA
- a CDS encoding SDR family oxidoreductase — translation MAMQVYLTGATGFVGTYVLRALRAAGYRVRCLVRRPDRRMPFEDEGVEKVAGDLLRPETFEGTLEGCEAVVHLVGIIQEKPRQGITFDAVHRLGTLHVVEAARQAGVSRFIHMSANGARPHGATAYQTSKWQAEEVVRKAGFTHWVIFRPSIIFGDPGQAPLEFVTHLARTLVKPFPVLPVFGDGEYALQPVAVESVAAAFVQALTHAQACGQTYCVAGPQPLSYKAVLDVIAQALFGRTKPKLHVPLSLVRPLVHTLGRTGLLPITPEQLTMLLEGNTCDPKAFYHDFDVPQTPFTPDTVAYVRRYV, via the coding sequence ATGGCGATGCAGGTGTACTTGACCGGCGCCACAGGTTTTGTCGGTACCTACGTCCTACGGGCGCTTCGGGCAGCCGGGTACCGCGTGCGTTGTTTAGTGCGTAGGCCTGATCGACGTATGCCTTTTGAGGATGAGGGCGTCGAAAAGGTGGCCGGCGATCTATTGCGCCCTGAAACCTTTGAAGGCACGCTTGAAGGATGCGAGGCCGTCGTGCATTTGGTGGGTATTATCCAAGAAAAGCCTCGGCAGGGCATTACGTTCGATGCCGTGCATCGCCTGGGTACGCTGCATGTGGTAGAAGCAGCACGGCAAGCCGGCGTTTCACGCTTCATCCACATGAGCGCTAACGGTGCACGTCCTCATGGGGCAACGGCCTACCAGACGAGCAAATGGCAAGCCGAGGAAGTTGTCCGAAAGGCGGGCTTTACCCATTGGGTCATCTTCCGCCCCTCGATCATTTTCGGTGATCCGGGACAAGCGCCTCTGGAATTTGTCACCCATCTTGCCCGAACGCTGGTTAAGCCCTTCCCGGTGCTGCCGGTCTTTGGGGATGGAGAATATGCCTTGCAACCGGTGGCCGTCGAATCCGTTGCTGCCGCTTTTGTCCAAGCGCTGACGCATGCCCAGGCCTGTGGCCAAACCTACTGCGTTGCTGGGCCGCAACCGCTATCCTACAAGGCCGTGCTGGACGTGATTGCCCAAGCGCTGTTTGGGCGAACAAAGCCCAAGCTGCATGTCCCTCTAAGCTTGGTGCGGCCGCTGGTGCACACCCTTGGACGCACGGGGCTGCTGCCTATCACGCCGGAGCAGCTGACGATGCTGCTTGAAGGAAACACCTGCGATCCAAAGGCCTTCTACCATGATTTCGATGTGCCCCAAACGCCGTTTACGCCCGATACGGTGGCCTACGTGCGGCGCTACGTCTGA
- a CDS encoding deoxynucleoside kinase produces the protein MSLSSPSSKRYVAIAGNIGAGKSSLTQVLSEYFKWEAVYERVDDNPYLADFYNDMRRWSFNLQIFFLSSRFRQQRRIEELPHSVVQDRSIYEDAEIFARNLYEMGLMSQRDYENYIALFEIMTSYLKPPHLLIYLRASVPTLVRHIQARGRPYETAIRIEYLERLNRHYEDWIARYDLGPKMIIDVDELDFVNREEDRQEVIRRIESRLFGLFPDE, from the coding sequence ATGAGCCTTTCGTCGCCTTCTTCGAAAAGATACGTCGCTATTGCCGGAAATATCGGTGCTGGGAAAAGTTCGCTCACCCAAGTGCTTAGCGAATACTTCAAATGGGAAGCGGTCTACGAACGCGTTGACGACAACCCGTATTTGGCCGATTTCTACAACGACATGCGGCGCTGGTCCTTTAATCTGCAGATCTTCTTTCTCTCTAGCCGCTTTCGGCAACAGCGCCGCATTGAAGAGCTGCCGCATTCGGTAGTGCAAGATCGCTCGATCTACGAAGACGCCGAGATCTTTGCCCGAAACCTTTACGAAATGGGCCTAATGTCGCAGCGCGACTATGAAAACTACATCGCGCTCTTTGAGATTATGACTTCTTACCTAAAACCGCCGCACCTTTTGATTTACTTGCGTGCTTCTGTGCCTACGTTGGTGCGGCATATCCAGGCGCGAGGTCGGCCATACGAGACAGCAATTCGGATTGAGTATCTCGAGCGGCTTAACCGCCATTACGAGGACTGGATTGCCCGATACGATCTGGGACCGAAAATGATCATCGATGTGGATGAACTGGACTTCGTAAACCGGGAAGAAGACCGGCAAGAAGTGATCCGTCGTATTGAAAGCCGGTTGTTTGGCCTGTTTCCGGATGAATAG
- the metE gene encoding 5-methyltetrahydropteroyltriglutamate--homocysteine S-methyltransferase, with protein MIQAVNLGFPRIGLGRELKWAVEGYWAGRHTEAQLYETARQLRMQHWQWQQQAGIDQIPSNDFSLYDHVLDTIALVGAVPQRFGWHGPSVDLDTYFAMARGAQEKELAARGVEGTGIPPLEMTKWFDTNYHYLVPEFHPEQTFRLASTKPLDEYLEAKALGIETRPVVLGPVSFLLLGKSVVPGFDPLALLDRLLPVYAELLRRLKAAGAQLVQIDEPCLVLDLSENARNAYRHAYEVLSGADFPGLVLTTYFGALEENLPLALSLPVVAVHLDLVRAPEQLQPALAQLPPDRILSLGLVDGRNVWRTDLDAAAALLQQAVAALGQDRVWVGPSCSLMHVPIDLEAEPDLDPEIRPWLAFARQKLDELVTLKRLVREGPHAVRQQLEAARQARAERMASPRRINPAVRQRLAQRTPEMTCRKLPFPERYTLQCQRLGLPLLPTTTIGSFPQTEELRQKRAAFRRGTLSRQAYEQFLEATIAETIARQEAIGLDVLVHGEPERSDMVEYFAEQLEGFWVTQNGWVQSYGTRCVRPPILYGDVSRPAPMTLRWITYAQRCTARPVKGILTGPITLLQWSFVRDDQPRAETCRQIALALRDEVADLEAAGIAIIQIDEPALREGLPLRRRDRPAYLAWAVECFRLASCGVRDQTQIHTHMCYADFEDILEAIAALDADVISIEAARSGMQLLEAFQQFAYPNAIGPGVYDIHSPRVPSVEEMEGLLERALATIPAQRLWVNPDCGLKTRRWAEVEPALRHMVTAARRLRQRLNPLAS; from the coding sequence ATGATCCAAGCAGTTAATCTAGGTTTTCCCCGTATCGGACTCGGACGTGAGCTCAAATGGGCTGTCGAAGGCTACTGGGCCGGTCGCCATACGGAAGCGCAGCTGTACGAAACCGCACGTCAGCTCCGCATGCAGCATTGGCAATGGCAACAGCAAGCGGGCATCGATCAGATTCCTTCGAATGATTTTTCCCTCTATGATCACGTGCTCGATACCATCGCTTTGGTGGGTGCCGTTCCCCAACGCTTTGGCTGGCATGGCCCAAGCGTGGATCTCGACACCTACTTTGCCATGGCGCGGGGCGCCCAAGAAAAAGAGCTCGCAGCTCGAGGGGTAGAAGGGACCGGCATCCCCCCGCTGGAAATGACCAAATGGTTCGACACAAATTACCACTATCTGGTGCCAGAATTTCACCCTGAACAAACCTTTCGCCTGGCCTCTACAAAGCCACTGGACGAATACCTGGAAGCCAAAGCATTAGGCATCGAAACGCGACCCGTAGTGCTCGGGCCGGTATCGTTTCTGCTTTTGGGCAAGTCGGTGGTGCCGGGTTTCGATCCGTTGGCATTGCTGGACCGTCTGCTTCCGGTGTATGCTGAGCTGTTGCGTCGCCTCAAAGCAGCGGGTGCGCAGCTGGTTCAGATCGACGAGCCCTGCCTGGTCCTCGACCTTTCTGAAAACGCCCGCAACGCTTATCGGCACGCTTATGAGGTCCTTTCAGGGGCGGACTTTCCTGGGCTGGTGCTCACCACCTACTTTGGCGCGTTGGAAGAGAATTTGCCGCTGGCGCTGTCTCTGCCTGTAGTCGCGGTGCACCTCGACCTGGTACGCGCACCGGAGCAGCTCCAGCCGGCACTGGCGCAGTTGCCTCCAGACCGCATCCTCTCGCTCGGCCTGGTCGACGGCCGCAATGTCTGGCGAACCGACCTAGACGCTGCAGCCGCCCTTTTGCAGCAAGCTGTTGCTGCCTTGGGTCAAGACCGCGTCTGGGTGGGGCCTTCTTGCTCCCTGATGCATGTGCCGATCGATCTGGAGGCTGAACCTGACCTGGATCCGGAGATCCGCCCCTGGTTGGCTTTTGCCCGTCAGAAACTCGACGAATTGGTGACACTGAAACGCCTAGTGCGTGAAGGCCCACACGCTGTGCGCCAGCAGCTTGAAGCAGCACGCCAAGCCCGGGCCGAACGCATGGCATCTCCCCGAAGGATTAACCCGGCTGTGCGCCAACGCCTAGCGCAGCGCACGCCTGAGATGACCTGCCGCAAGCTTCCGTTTCCCGAGCGGTATACCCTCCAATGCCAACGCCTTGGCTTACCGCTGCTCCCCACAACCACGATTGGTTCTTTTCCACAGACCGAAGAGCTGCGGCAAAAACGCGCCGCTTTTCGCCGCGGCACCCTTTCCCGTCAAGCCTATGAGCAATTCCTAGAGGCTACCATTGCCGAAACCATTGCGCGCCAGGAGGCCATAGGGTTGGATGTGCTTGTACATGGCGAGCCGGAGCGCAGCGACATGGTCGAATATTTTGCCGAGCAGCTCGAAGGCTTTTGGGTTACGCAAAACGGTTGGGTGCAAAGCTACGGCACCCGCTGCGTGCGCCCGCCCATTCTCTACGGTGACGTATCTCGACCCGCACCCATGACGCTGCGCTGGATCACCTATGCCCAACGCTGCACTGCTCGACCGGTAAAAGGCATCTTGACCGGTCCCATCACCCTGTTGCAGTGGTCGTTTGTCCGTGACGACCAACCGCGCGCTGAGACCTGTCGTCAAATTGCCCTGGCGCTGCGCGATGAAGTTGCTGATCTGGAAGCTGCCGGCATTGCGATCATCCAAATCGACGAGCCCGCGCTCCGCGAAGGCCTCCCGTTACGTCGTCGCGACCGCCCGGCTTATTTGGCGTGGGCTGTAGAATGCTTTCGGTTGGCTTCTTGCGGCGTGCGTGACCAAACGCAGATCCACACGCACATGTGCTACGCCGACTTTGAAGACATTTTGGAGGCCATTGCTGCCCTCGATGCCGATGTGATCTCCATCGAAGCAGCCCGTTCGGGCATGCAACTGCTGGAGGCGTTTCAGCAGTTTGCCTATCCCAACGCGATCGGTCCTGGCGTCTACGACATCCACTCCCCGCGCGTGCCTTCGGTGGAAGAGATGGAAGGGTTGTTGGAGCGGGCATTGGCGACCATTCCTGCCCAGCGGCTTTGGGTTAACCCGGACTGCGGCCTCAAAACGCGCCGCTGGGCTGAAGTCGAGCCGGCCCTGCGGCATATGGTCACAGCAGCCCGCAGACTACGCCAGCGGCTAAACCCGTTGGCCTCCTAA
- a CDS encoding ribonucleotide-diphosphate reductase subunit beta, which produces MPVNPKKSQPHNAMMELPAFGSRRIHVQDKRLINCHEVDVNQLMPIKYAWAWEHYLNGCKNHWMPHEIPMARDIELWRSGQLSEDERLVILRNLGFFATAESLVGNNIVLAIFRHVTNPECRQYLLRQAFEEAIHTHAFLYIVESLGLDEGEVFNMYREIPAVARKDEFEMELTRQVLQPNFTTATPEGAQAFLKNLIGYYVIMEGIFFYSGFAMILSFHRQNKMTGIGEQFQYILRDETIHLNFGIDLINGIKAENPELWTPVFQQEVERLIEEAVELEVAYAYDCLPRGVLGLTAPLFREYVQYIADRRLERIGLRARYGSKNPFPWMSETIDLAKEKNFFETRVTEYQQAAALSWDD; this is translated from the coding sequence TTGCCAGTAAACCCGAAAAAATCCCAACCCCACAACGCCATGATGGAACTGCCTGCTTTTGGATCGCGCCGCATCCACGTCCAGGACAAACGCTTGATCAACTGCCACGAGGTGGACGTCAACCAGCTCATGCCCATTAAGTATGCCTGGGCCTGGGAGCATTACCTCAATGGGTGCAAAAATCATTGGATGCCCCATGAAATCCCTATGGCGCGCGACATCGAGCTGTGGCGCTCTGGCCAGCTCAGCGAAGACGAACGCCTCGTCATCCTGCGTAACCTGGGCTTTTTTGCCACAGCAGAAAGCCTCGTGGGCAACAACATCGTCCTGGCCATTTTCCGGCACGTGACCAATCCGGAATGCCGCCAGTATTTACTGCGCCAGGCCTTTGAAGAGGCCATTCACACCCATGCCTTTCTCTACATTGTCGAAAGTCTTGGGCTCGACGAGGGTGAAGTCTTCAACATGTATCGGGAAATTCCGGCGGTAGCCCGCAAAGACGAGTTCGAGATGGAGCTGACGCGCCAGGTGCTCCAGCCCAACTTCACCACCGCAACCCCCGAAGGAGCGCAAGCTTTTCTCAAAAACCTGATTGGCTATTACGTGATCATGGAAGGGATCTTTTTCTACAGTGGCTTTGCCATGATCCTTTCCTTCCACCGGCAAAACAAAATGACCGGCATCGGCGAGCAGTTTCAGTACATCCTGCGCGACGAAACCATCCATCTGAACTTTGGCATTGACCTCATCAATGGCATCAAAGCCGAAAATCCCGAGCTTTGGACACCCGTATTTCAGCAAGAAGTCGAGCGCCTGATCGAAGAAGCGGTCGAACTCGAGGTCGCCTACGCCTATGATTGCCTGCCGCGGGGCGTGCTGGGCCTAACGGCACCTCTGTTTCGCGAATATGTCCAGTACATTGCCGACCGGCGTCTGGAACGCATCGGTTTGCGGGCACGCTACGGCTCCAAAAATCCGTTCCCTTGGATGAGTGAAACGATCGACCTCGCCAAGGAAAAGAACTTTTTTGAAACGCGCGTCACTGAGTATCAGCAAGCGGCCGCACTTTCCTGGGACGATTAA